A single genomic interval of Oikeobacillus pervagus harbors:
- a CDS encoding YbaB/EbfC family nucleoid-associated protein yields the protein MMRGMGNMQNMMKQMQKMQKKMAKAQEELAEKQIEGTAGGGMVTVVVSGQKEILDVQIKEEVVDPDDIDMLQDLVLAATNDALKKVDELTNETMGQFTKGLNMPGMF from the coding sequence ATGATGCGTGGAATGGGTAATATGCAAAACATGATGAAACAAATGCAAAAGATGCAAAAGAAGATGGCAAAAGCCCAAGAGGAACTAGCTGAAAAGCAAATCGAAGGGACAGCAGGTGGCGGAATGGTAACGGTTGTTGTATCTGGACAAAAAGAAATTTTGGACGTCCAAATTAAGGAGGAAGTCGTTGATCCAGATGACATCGATATGTTGCAAGATCTTGTGCTAGCTGCGACAAATGATGCTTTGAAAAAGGTTGATGAATTGACGAATGAAACAATGGGACAATTTACAAAAGGATTGAATATGCCAGGAATGTTCTAG